A genomic stretch from Streptomyces venezuelae ATCC 10712 includes:
- a CDS encoding helix-turn-helix transcriptional regulator has protein sequence MASTLKTRAMLTVPELCDELGITRSTFYDWRQKQRAPRCIKLPNGNLRVRRIDLEIWLDEHEDAA, from the coding sequence ATGGCCAGCACGCTCAAGACCCGCGCGATGCTCACCGTCCCCGAACTGTGCGACGAACTCGGTATCACCCGCTCCACCTTCTACGACTGGCGCCAGAAGCAGCGGGCTCCCCGCTGCATCAAGCTCCCGAACGGCAACCTCCGCGTGCGCCGCATCGACCTTGAGATCTGGCTGGACGAGCACGAGGACGCTGCTTGA
- a CDS encoding DUF3631 domain-containing protein, which yields MTQQPIDGAALLAEVEAFHRRFNVFPREAVYVAVALWDAHAHLLDAFDSTPRLAFLSPEPGSGKSRALEVVETLVPRPMLAVNARAAALFRSVSDPAGRPTILFDEIDTVFGPKAGDNEELRGFLNAGHRRSGVTYRCIGDGGNQTVVEFPSYTAVAVAGLGGLPDTITTRSVIIRMRRRARNEHVEPFRARLHEAEGNALRDRLAEWADQVREDIAGRWPEMPEGVTDRPADVWEPLLSVADAAGGDWPERARAACVELVNAARADDKGSIGIRLLTDLRDHVMVGIDRLPTVAVLDRLCSLDEAPWADMAGRPLDSRGLAKMLGEYMTSDNTPVKARNIKTAGSVLKGYYAADLQDAWDRYCPPPLLRAATSATSATPQVSEPETVAEGLFASAT from the coding sequence ATGACCCAGCAGCCCATCGACGGCGCCGCCCTGCTCGCCGAAGTCGAGGCCTTCCACCGCCGGTTCAACGTCTTCCCCCGCGAGGCCGTCTACGTCGCCGTCGCCCTGTGGGACGCCCACGCCCACCTCCTCGACGCCTTCGACTCCACGCCCCGGCTCGCGTTCCTCTCCCCGGAGCCCGGCTCCGGCAAGTCCCGCGCCCTGGAGGTCGTCGAGACCCTCGTGCCCCGGCCGATGCTGGCGGTGAACGCGCGGGCCGCCGCCCTGTTCCGGTCGGTCTCCGACCCGGCCGGACGGCCCACGATCCTCTTCGACGAGATCGACACCGTCTTCGGCCCCAAGGCCGGAGACAACGAGGAACTCCGCGGCTTCCTCAACGCCGGCCACCGCCGCTCCGGCGTCACCTACCGCTGCATCGGCGACGGCGGCAACCAGACCGTCGTGGAGTTCCCCTCCTACACCGCCGTCGCCGTCGCCGGACTCGGCGGACTGCCCGACACCATCACCACCCGCTCCGTCATCATCCGCATGCGCCGCCGCGCCCGAAACGAGCACGTCGAACCCTTCCGCGCCCGCCTGCACGAGGCCGAGGGCAACGCCCTGCGCGACCGGCTCGCCGAGTGGGCCGACCAGGTCCGCGAGGACATCGCCGGACGGTGGCCCGAGATGCCCGAGGGCGTCACCGACCGGCCCGCCGACGTGTGGGAGCCCCTGCTGTCCGTCGCGGACGCCGCCGGGGGCGACTGGCCCGAGCGAGCCCGCGCCGCGTGCGTCGAGCTGGTCAACGCCGCCCGCGCCGACGACAAGGGCTCGATCGGCATCCGCCTGCTCACCGACCTCCGCGACCACGTCATGGTGGGCATCGACCGACTGCCCACCGTCGCCGTCCTCGACCGGCTCTGCTCCCTCGACGAAGCGCCCTGGGCCGACATGGCCGGGCGTCCGCTCGACTCCCGGGGACTGGCCAAGATGCTGGGGGAGTACATGACCAGCGACAACACCCCGGTCAAGGCCCGCAACATCAAGACCGCCGGATCCGTCCTCAAGGGCTACTACGCCGCCGATCTCCAGGACGCGTGGGACCGCTACTGCCCCCCACCCCTCCTGAGGGCCGCTACTTCCGCTACCTCCGCTACCCCGCAGGTCAGCGAGCCGGAAACGGTAGCGGAAGGGCTCTTCGCGTCCGCTACCTGA
- a CDS encoding bifunctional DNA primase/polymerase: protein MTQPAPFGREDSGPPAIDLPGLGLLAHAVAAAERGWHVFPLRPHDKRPAGHSTARCPATGRCTAGHKTPEQRATTDVDLLAAAWTHAPYNIGIATGPSGLLVVDLDTLKPTDEEGTPDGVTTFEALCERAGQAVPLTHRVRTARGGQHLYFTQPTGHRLGNTAGRLGKHIDTRGWGGYVVAPGSTTADGAYEVLDSRPPAPLPPWILDALTARPQPAQTATVPPAPLTVRASRYAAAALRNEVGNVARAADGTRNATLLAAARALGRLVASGDLTRQEVQEALSRAAAGNATQSQRYYDDVIARGLDWSIAHNPAGTRGAA from the coding sequence ATGACCCAACCCGCCCCCTTCGGGCGAGAGGACAGTGGCCCGCCCGCCATCGACCTGCCGGGCTTGGGCCTCCTCGCCCATGCCGTCGCCGCCGCCGAACGCGGCTGGCACGTCTTCCCTCTCCGCCCCCACGACAAGCGGCCCGCCGGTCACTCCACCGCCCGCTGCCCCGCCACCGGCAGGTGCACGGCCGGCCACAAGACGCCCGAGCAGCGGGCCACCACCGACGTCGACCTCCTCGCCGCCGCGTGGACGCACGCCCCGTACAACATCGGCATCGCCACCGGCCCGAGCGGGCTGCTCGTGGTCGACCTCGACACCCTCAAGCCGACAGACGAAGAAGGAACGCCTGACGGCGTGACCACCTTTGAGGCGCTCTGCGAGCGCGCCGGACAGGCCGTCCCCCTCACCCACCGGGTGCGGACCGCGCGCGGAGGGCAGCACCTGTACTTCACCCAGCCCACCGGGCACCGGCTCGGCAACACCGCCGGACGGCTCGGCAAGCACATCGACACCCGGGGCTGGGGCGGATACGTCGTCGCCCCCGGCTCCACCACGGCGGACGGCGCGTACGAGGTCCTCGACAGCCGCCCCCCGGCGCCGCTGCCCCCATGGATCCTGGACGCCCTCACCGCCCGCCCCCAGCCCGCCCAGACGGCCACGGTGCCCCCGGCGCCGCTGACCGTCCGGGCCTCCCGGTACGCCGCCGCCGCGCTGCGCAACGAGGTCGGCAACGTCGCGCGCGCCGCCGACGGCACCCGCAACGCCACCCTGCTCGCCGCTGCACGGGCCCTGGGGCGGCTGGTCGCGTCCGGCGACCTCACCCGCCAGGAAGTTCAGGAGGCTCTTAGTAGGGCGGCGGCGGGCAACGCCACGCAGTCCCAGCGCTACTACGACGACGTCATCGCCCGTGGTCTCGATTGGTCGATCGCCCACAACCCCGCCGGCACCCGGGGTGCGGCATGA
- a CDS encoding RapZ C-terminal domain-containing protein produces MASIRITSYGTGHHDDPTAHDPVVVDTTTLHNPPDDPNVRAALTQLTGRHPDVAAYVLATPGAHDVLDAARRAVEQRIARGEQHIDVHVHCYGGRHRSVAVAELLAADLSALDDYVHTHHRHINHPILPTRTPA; encoded by the coding sequence ATGGCCAGCATCCGGATCACCTCCTACGGCACCGGACACCACGACGACCCCACCGCCCACGACCCCGTCGTCGTCGACACCACCACCCTGCACAACCCGCCCGACGACCCCAACGTCCGCGCCGCCCTCACCCAGCTCACCGGCCGGCACCCCGACGTCGCCGCCTACGTCCTGGCCACCCCCGGCGCCCACGACGTCCTCGACGCCGCCCGCCGCGCCGTCGAGCAGCGCATCGCGAGGGGCGAGCAGCACATCGACGTCCACGTCCACTGCTACGGCGGCCGCCACCGCTCCGTCGCCGTCGCCGAACTCCTCGCCGCCGACCTCTCCGCCCTCGACGACTACGTCCACACCCACCACCGCCACATCAACCACCCGATCCTCCCCACCCGCACCCCCGCGTAG